Part of the Candidatus Thermoplasmatota archaeon genome is shown below.
GAAGCAGCAATAAAGAGATTTATGGGAGAAGGGAAAGAATTGCTTGGAGACTGCGTAGTTATCATTTCAAGAGAGCAGGACAAAAAAATTACCAGAGCGATGGGGCTAAAGACAGATGGTAACGTGAGCAGCATAGGCGGAATTATAGTGCGAAGCACGGACGGCAGCACGGAAATAGATAACACATTCGAATCCATAATGGAGCGGAAAACAGGGGAAATAAGAATCATGATTGCAAACGAACTTTTCCCTGGTAAGGAGTAGCGGACATATGGATATATATGTTATAGTCTGGATCGCATTTGCATTTGCCGGCGTAATAACGGCAGCAAAATTCATGCCTTCTCTGGCAATAATGGCAGGCTTTACATATCCCAATGCAAAATTCAACGCAATAGGCAGCCCCTATTTGCAGGAAAAGGAGCTTTCCAGACTGATCAACAGCAAAAATTTGGAGGATTTTAAAAACAATGTGGCAGGCAGGGATTTTGTATTGGAAGGCAAAAGTGTTAGGGAGATACAGAAAAGCATTGATGAGTCTTTTGCCAGAATAGTAGATATGGCAGGTAAGGACTCGCCGAAGACGGTGAGAAAATTTTACGACGCCTATTTACAAAAACTTGATGGAAGGTTAATAAAAGATGCCATTAAAGCGATCCTGGAAGGAAAAAAAATAGGTGATGAAAAAGCATTCTCTCCTGCTTACTCAGAATTTATGAAGAGGGTAAAAGGGGCAGGAAAAGATGAATTGTTGGGTGCTCTGGCTGAATTTGGCATGGATGAGGCAAAAAAATTAATTGAAGCAAATGCCCCTTTCGTTGAGATAGAATACGCCATAGATAAAAAGGTTATGGAAAGCATCGGGAAGGCCAGCGTTCCGCGCTCCTGTTCTCATGCACGGGATGTGTTTGTAAAAAAGATGATAGACATTTTCAATTTGAAGGCCATATTCAGAGCCAAATATTACGGCATGAAAGGGATAGAAAACATGCTTTTTGGAGACGGGAGAGAAATATCGAAATGGAAACTGGAGCACATGCTTAAAATAAAGTCAATTCCAGAGATAATATCACTGCTTGAGGGAACATCGTACATAAAACCGCTCAGGGATGCCATACCTCAATATGAAAAGGAAGGCGTTCCCGCACTTGAAATTGCATTGGACAGGCATCTCATAAAAATGGTTGCAGATATTACCCTTGAACATTCAATGAATCTTGGCCCCGGCATAAGATTTATCGTGGAGAACGAGTTTGAGGCAAGAAATTTAAAAGCCATTGCCAAAGGAATAGGGGAGGGGCTTCCTCCTCAAAGAATATGGAAATTGATGGTGATCGAATGAGAATGGCCGTAATTGGTGACGAGGACACGGTAGCCTTATTCAAATTCGCAGGGGTAGGAAAAACCATTGTTGCTAATGAGGACGTGGAAAAAAAATTTGATGAACTCGTTGCCGATGAGGAAACAGCGGTCATAATCATCACTGAAAGAATAGCCGATAAATTAATGAAAAAAATAACGAAAATAAAATTGCAGAGGGAACTGCCCATAATCGTTGAAATTCCTGATAAAAAAGGAAAGATCGAAGGAAGAGAAAATTCAGTGGAAAAGATCATACGAAGGGCGGTTGGAGTTGAGATTTAAATGGATGAAAGAGAGGAAATTAAAGAATTAATCCAACGATATAATAAATTAAAAGAGGATAAGGGAAGAGAAGGTTTAAAGGAAATCAGCGAAGCTAATGTAAGGAGTGATTTTATAGACGATTTATTTGCGATACTTGGTTGGGATACTAAAAACCCAGACGAGTATGATAGGGAAAACTATGTCAGGGGCGTAGGGCATGCCGATGTGGCATTGAAGGTGGATGGCAAACCTGTTGTTTTTGTAGAAGCGAAAAGATTTGGCAGCATACCCGAAGTAGATAGAGATACAACTGATTGGATAGAAGAAGAAAGGCAGGTAATGAATTATGCTGCAAGCCCTGAAAGAAAAATCAAATGGGCTATCCTTACAAATTTTGAGAAATTACGTGTTTTCAATGCTTTAAATGGTTTGCTTATTTTGGATATCAAAGCACCGTGGGAATATGAAGAAAGGTTGGAGGAGTTGTTATATATTTCAAGAGATGCAGTAAAGGATGGTTTACTGGAGAGACTTGAAACGAGAAGAGAAAAGCCAGATATCGACGAGAAGTTTTTGGAGTCGTTGAATAAGTGGAGACTGATGCTTGCGAATGAAATTTATGAAAAAAATAGGGATAATCATATTCTTAAGGATGGGGACGGCATAAGCCTTGACAAATTGAAGAGTGCCGTACAGAGAATTCTTGATAGGCTCATAGTTGTGAGATATGCCGAGGACAAACTTATCCTTGACAATCCGGACCAATTGAAATCCATTTACGAAAGCTGGAAGCGGACAAGCACATATACCTCCTTATATGATATAATAGAGAATTTTTTCATAGGATTTGATAAAATCCACAACAGCAAATTGTTCCAAGTAGGGCATATATGTGAGGAAGTGGAAATCGGAGGCGATGTTTTGGGAAAAATAGTGGAAGAGTTGTATGACATAAATTTCAGAAAATTCGATTTTGACATACTTGGCAATACTTACGAAACATATCTTGGTCATACTTTGTACTTCAAAGAAGATGGAACACTTGGTCTGAAACCGAGCCAGGAAACAAGAAAGGAGTCAGGAATTTATTATACTCCACCGTATGTTGTTGATTACATAGTCAAAAATACTGTTGGGGAGTTGCTGAAGAAAAAAAAGCCAGAGGAGGTATCAAAAATTAAAGTGCTTGACCCAGCATGTGGTTCCGGTTCATTTTTGATTAAAGCGTTTGATTACTTCAAGGATTATTACGAGAAAGAAAATGAAAAGAGGCGTAAGGAAATAGAGGAGAAAATAAAGGAGTATGTAGGCAAGGGAGGCAATTCCATTCACATTTTTGATAACTCTGGATATGAAGGAATAAAGGAATACGAGAAGAAAATTTTGAAAGAAAATTTGCATGGCGTTGATTTGGATAGACAGGCAGCAGAAATTGCATCTGTAAACCTCATGCTGAAAGCATTAAAAAAAGGAGAGAAATTGCCACTCATCCTTGGAGAAAATATAAAGGTGGGTAATTCCTTAATAAGCGGAAGTGAGGATGAATTAAAGAAATACTTTGGCGATGAATGGAAAGAAAAGCATCCATTCAACTGGGGAGATGAATTTCCAGAAGTCTTTGCCCAAGGAGGATTTGATGTTGTTATTGGAAATCCACCGTATGGGGCAGACCTTAGTGAAAATGAACGGGAGTATATTTCAAATAACTACAGAACTTCTACATCCTACAAGAATTCTGCATTAATTTTTATTGAAAAATCGCTCAATCTACTAAAGAAAGGAGAACGTTTTGGAATGATACTTCCTAAATCGTTGGCATTTAGTCAAAAATGGAAACCCGGAAGAGAATTAATTAAAAACTATATAGACAAAGCGGTTGATGTAAGTAAAGCTTTTGAAGATGTTTTGTTAGAACAAATAATAGTTATTTTAAAAAAGATTGATGGCAAACAAAAATACAAAATCGAATCAATTGGTTCTCCTGAAAGAATGTATGTCGATAAAGAGTATATCGATAAAACAGATTCAATAATTCTGCACTCCAACTCGTTAGATTTTCGAGTTTTTGAAAAAATGAACGATAACTGTATCTACTTTAGTGATATTTCAAAAACGAGTAGAGGATTGCCATTTCAGAAATACCTTCTTGAAACAGACTCTAAATATAACGTTTATAGAGGTAAAAATATTTCAAGATATTATCTTGGGGGAAGTAATGAATATCTGGATGAAAATGAAATAGATGAGAATAACAAGAAAATTAAATTTCTAAAACAGCCAAAAATTATTTCACAAAGGATTGTTGCACATGTAACTAAACCGGAATGCCATATCATAATAATGTCTACAATTGATAGGGATGGGGTTTTGACATTGGATACTATTGAAAACACAGTTATCACAGACGATAAGTATTCCTTGGAATTTGCGCTCTGCCTATTAAATTCTAAATTAATTTCTTGGTATGCCTATAGATATATCTTTGCCAAAGCTATCAGAACAATGGATCTGGATGATTATTATATTGGGAAAATACCTATCCCCAAAAAAGAAATCAATCAGCAACCCTTCATCACCCTTGTTGATAAAATGCTCTCTCTCAATAAGAAGCTTAATTCAAT
Proteins encoded:
- a CDS encoding V-type ATPase subunit; protein product: MDIYVIVWIAFAFAGVITAAKFMPSLAIMAGFTYPNAKFNAIGSPYLQEKELSRLINSKNLEDFKNNVAGRDFVLEGKSVREIQKSIDESFARIVDMAGKDSPKTVRKFYDAYLQKLDGRLIKDAIKAILEGKKIGDEKAFSPAYSEFMKRVKGAGKDELLGALAEFGMDEAKKLIEANAPFVEIEYAIDKKVMESIGKASVPRSCSHARDVFVKKMIDIFNLKAIFRAKYYGMKGIENMLFGDGREISKWKLEHMLKIKSIPEIISLLEGTSYIKPLRDAIPQYEKEGVPALEIALDRHLIKMVADITLEHSMNLGPGIRFIVENEFEARNLKAIAKGIGEGLPPQRIWKLMVIE
- a CDS encoding V-type ATP synthase subunit F codes for the protein MRMAVIGDEDTVALFKFAGVGKTIVANEDVEKKFDELVADEETAVIIITERIADKLMKKITKIKLQRELPIIVEIPDKKGKIEGRENSVEKIIRRAVGVEI
- a CDS encoding N-6 DNA methylase, with product MDEREEIKELIQRYNKLKEDKGREGLKEISEANVRSDFIDDLFAILGWDTKNPDEYDRENYVRGVGHADVALKVDGKPVVFVEAKRFGSIPEVDRDTTDWIEEERQVMNYAASPERKIKWAILTNFEKLRVFNALNGLLILDIKAPWEYEERLEELLYISRDAVKDGLLERLETRREKPDIDEKFLESLNKWRLMLANEIYEKNRDNHILKDGDGISLDKLKSAVQRILDRLIVVRYAEDKLILDNPDQLKSIYESWKRTSTYTSLYDIIENFFIGFDKIHNSKLFQVGHICEEVEIGGDVLGKIVEELYDINFRKFDFDILGNTYETYLGHTLYFKEDGTLGLKPSQETRKESGIYYTPPYVVDYIVKNTVGELLKKKKPEEVSKIKVLDPACGSGSFLIKAFDYFKDYYEKENEKRRKEIEEKIKEYVGKGGNSIHIFDNSGYEGIKEYEKKILKENLHGVDLDRQAAEIASVNLMLKALKKGEKLPLILGENIKVGNSLISGSEDELKKYFGDEWKEKHPFNWGDEFPEVFAQGGFDVVIGNPPYGADLSENEREYISNNYRTSTSYKNSALIFIEKSLNLLKKGERFGMILPKSLAFSQKWKPGRELIKNYIDKAVDVSKAFEDVLLEQIIVILKKIDGKQKYKIESIGSPERMYVDKEYIDKTDSIILHSNSLDFRVFEKMNDNCIYFSDISKTSRGLPFQKYLLETDSKYNVYRGKNISRYYLGGSNEYLDENEIDENNKKIKFLKQPKIISQRIVAHVTKPECHIIIMSTIDRDGVLTLDTIENTVITDDKYSLEFALCLLNSKLISWYAYRYIFAKAIRTMDLDDYYIGKIPIPKKEINQQPFITLVDKMLSLNKKLNSINVDFGHYVDLHPRVQDITLGKYLENLGLGENDKEVLNNANRIEGKVREFEIAEEGNWLVFTVGYERETREGKISKARIRAFKCRIKDRKMHKFLYYSMREFVTPGKVGKGNIYERILKIKVPCFHLNWEKNVTTINEVMEKYLANVEKWEKLDKEIKETDKKIDEKVYELYGLTEEEIKIVEEN